A window of Luteolibacter sp. Y139 genomic DNA:
CAGGGTCTTGGCCTGCTCCTGCGCCTTCCGCCATGCGGGTGCCACCTTCTTGAGCAGGCTGGTGCCCGCTGCCGTTAGCACCAGCGGCCTGGCCCGCCCGCCGGCGTCACCGGGGACCTCTTTGATCCAACCACCCGAAAGCATGAGCTTCAGATTCCGCGTCAGGGTCGACCGGTCCTGATGATGGCGCCGACCGATCTCAGCCCGGCTCGCAGGCGCCATCCTGGAAATGACGACCAGCAGAGCGAACTGCGGTGAAGTGAGGCCGAACTCTCGAAGCGCCTCATCGTAAATGCCGGTCAGCACCCGGGAGATCAGGCGAGTGCGCATCAGCAGGCAGGTGGACGCGAACTCCGCGACCACTTCGTTGCCTGCCGTCATGTGCCCTTCGCTTTCCATGAGGCCACTAATGATGCATATACAACATTAGGTCAAGCATTTCTTTCCGCACCGGTTTTCCCGAAGCTTCGAGCCATACCACCTGCCCCAATGCCGCGGTAATGATTTCGCCTTCCCCTCTCCCGCCCTCCCGCCCAAAGCTAGCTTATCAATGAAGACCGCCCTTCTTTTCCTCCCTCTCCTCACCAGCTCCCTGCTTGCCCAAGGGGCAGACCAATCCCCCACTGACGCCGACTTCCCCATCCAGGGCGAATACGCCTTCGATGCGAAGGCCATCCAGAAAGGCCCCGGCGTCCAGGTCATCGCCCTCGGTGATGGCAAGTTCGAGGCCGTCTCCTTCAAGCACGGCCTGCCCGGCGCGGGCTGGGAAGGCAAGTGGGCCGCAGTCACCCACAGCGAAGGATCACGCGACGCCTCTGGCACGGTGAAGTTCACCGGCAGCGATCTGACCGGCGAACTCTCCGGCCAAAAGCTTCGCCTCAAGGGTCCCGCCGGAAAGGAACTCGAGCTCACACGCATCGAGCGCCAATCTCCCACCCTTGGTATGAAGCCCCCGAAGGGCGCCACCGTCCTCTTCGGCGATGGCACGAATCTTTTCGACAAGAACAAGGCAACGGAAGACGGCCTCCTCTCCCAAGGCGCGAAGACACAGGAAACCTTCGGCGACTTCATCCTCCACCTCGAATTCCGCCTTCCCTACATGCCGAAGGAGCGCGGCCAGGCCCGCGGCAACAGCGGCCTCTACCTCCAGGGACGCTATGAGATCCAGATACTCGATAGCTTCGGACTCGAAGGAAAGGACAACGAGTGCGCCGGCATCTATCAGACCGCCGCGCCATCGCCGAACATGTGCTTCCCGCCCCTCACCTGGCAGACCTACGACATCGAATTCACTGCCGCGAAGTTCAACAAGGACGAGAAGAAAAGGAAGGCCACCGTCACCGTCCGCCACAATGGCGTCGTCGTTCACAAGAACCTCGAAATCCCCGGCCCCACCGGCGGCGCAATTCTTCCCGACAACAGCGAACCCGGCCCCATCCTCCTGCAAGACCACGGCAACCAAGTCCGCTACCGGAACATCTGGGTGGTGAAAAAGTAAGGCCGCCCAAGCGTCTGCCTCACCACCGCGCCTGGAGTCAGAGCTTCTGCTCTCGGAAGCCCGTGATCGTGGTCATCGGAATAAATTCCGATCCAAGCTCCGATACTGAATCGCCTCCAAGGTATCGTTCGCCCGGATATGCTCCGAACCTGCGAGGTCTGCGAGCGTCCGCGCAACCTTGAGGATGCGATCATGCGCCCGCGCGGAGAAGTTCATCTGCTCCATCGCGTGCTCCATGTAGCCGGCGCTTTCGGCATCAAGCTGGCAATGCTCCTTCACCTGTCGCGCACCCATCGCTGCATTCGTCTGTTGCGGCTTGCCAGCAAAGCGGCGGCGCTGGAGATCGCGGGCCTGCATCACGCGGCTGCGGATCGCCTCCGACTTCTCCCCACTGCTGGCAGCCGAGAGTTCACGGTAGTCCACCAATGGCACCTCAACATGCAGGTCGATGCGATCGAGCAAAGGCCCCGACATCCGCTGGCGATAGCTCTCAATCTGCCGCGGCGAACAGCGGCACTCCCTTTTACTATCTCCATAGTAGCCACAGGGCTAAGGATTCACTTACGGGCGACAGCCAGCATGGCGAACTTAACTCTCTTTGAATGAGTAGCTTGCTGTTCATGCTGAACCGGTATGGCTACTATGGGGACGCAGAAGTTGAACTCCAATTCATGGGCGCCAATAAGATTCCCCTTAGAAGTGCTCCGCCCGATACTCGGTGGACTCGAACTCGACCTCCTATGCCCGCAGCCCCTTGGAGCGGCTTCGTGACTTGTCGCTGGCTTCGAATGAAGCGATTTGGGCTAACAATGCCTCGTAGGGACCTTTGTCTACTCGCTCTTGGAAAATAACGCAGGAGCCCACCCTCCACGCCGAAGCAACAGAGCTTCCCTCCCCTGCCCGAGGGCTCCCCGAGCCTACGAGGACCGTCTGGCTTTTCGTAAAGCCAGCGTGCCAGGAAAGCCCCCAGATGCTTGAAACGAGGCGCTTTCGCCCTCACTCCGTAAAGGACCCTCTTGGGTATATCGAAGCTCCGGGTCTACGGAAAAGCGAGTCGGCGCACGCCAAAGGCGGAGGACGAACCACCTAGTCCACTGGAGCAGGGAACCTCGCGATAAGCCTAGCCGTTGTGCTTTCTGAGCAAGGCGCCTTCTTTGATCGTCGCAGAACCTAAGGCGCTTCTGGCCCTGCAACTCCCTCAGCACACGAACCTCCTCCTGAAGATACTCAATGACGTCCTGCTGCTGCCGGTTGATCCAGCCTGCCAGAGCTATCAGAATGAGAGTTGATCCCCATCGCAGTAGGGTGGCAGTGTGACAGCCCTGGCACAGCCCAGAATCGAGCTGGCATTAGCCGGTTTCAAGCCACTGAAATTAAGTCCATTCCGGAGCAGTCCAGTTTCTGGATGCTACGGCCTCCGATAAAATTCCGTCGTGCACCTCTCTTGGAAGCCCGGGAGGTGATAGCACCTCCGCTAATCTCCAAATGCGCAGGAGGTGGACTTGGATGACCCGGAATCGCATGCAACACACGGCTTGCCGTGATAATGGCTCTCCCTCCCGTGAAATGACAGGGAACAAACTTTGTCCTGTCCGTTCCCCCAAAAAGCTTGGATAAAGGGTGATTCTGCAAAGCCAGAAGCGGGCGCCCCTAGGTGGGCCGATGAACACTGAAAATCAGACGCTGCCAAGGAAGCCGAATTTCTGGAAAATATAGGGCAAGGCCGTTCAGTTCTGGGCTTCCACCGAGGATTCCACACTAAACAGTGTAGGCTTTCAGAAAAATAAACGTTGAGTGAATAAATAGATTTGCGCGAAACCCAGCGCTACACACCTTTACGCAACCCTTAACTTTTAGCATATGAAACTGAGCAAAAAACATGACATACCACCTTGACTCCAATTGAAATTTTTCAAAGCTTATCGGCAAATCATGATCACAAAAATTCATGGCCTCCTCGACAACAAGATAAAGACGCAATGGATTGCCGCAGCCATATTGTGCATCCTGACGGCGTCGTGCAAAGCTCAAGAAACCAAAGAGGAGAAGAAACAGACCGATATCCCGGCGCCGAAATTCGTTACTCGAATAATTGAAGCTCAGCTGGGATTGGATTCTAAATCTCAAAAAAGGACAATAACTCCAAACAAGGGCGTTTTACTTCCGAACCTCACCGGAAATAAGCCACGCCTGCTCGCTGAGTGGATAGTCGATCAGGCGAATACAGCCTACGACTCGGAGCTCAACAAGAGTGGGACTTGGAGTTCACTACAAGGCCTTACAGAAGAGCATGCCGAGCCGGACATAATACACGATGAGGCGAATCACCAGCCTCCGAAGCTTTCCGACGAGGACAAGAAACTTTGGTCCCAGATGGTGGAAGCTGAGGGACTTGTGCAAAAGGCAAAACATGAACTTGAGGCGCTCCCAGATGGGGATTCAAAGCGTCCACTCTTTCAGGCGAGACTGACTTCAGCAAAGGACAAATTAGCAGTGCTGCTTTTAGCCAATCACGATATTGCTCAACTATTTACTAATCGGACGACTAACGAACCGGAAGTTACAACACTCTCCCCCACAAAAGTCGTAGATACTTACCCTCCCGTAAATGAATGGGAAAAAATCAACACTTGGACCTCGATTAAATTTGGAGGAGAAGCCGCACTAGTCGATTTGAAGAACGTTGAAAACACATCCGAAGAATCAGTAGATTCCGTCACTTCAATCTCAATGGAGATTGCTCAAGTCTCACTCACTCGACCGGGATTCTCAATCGAGAAACTGAAAGAGGCTGTGAATTCCCAACCTAACTTCAAGGGTCGATACATTATTTCTGATATCATTATTGCGCGCAATATTAGAATTTTGGTTTCGAACGAGGAGAAGATTAAAGAAGCTCTGAAATCTAACTCAAGCCAACTCGCCATCGATCCTATCGTGGTCAGCGGCCCCTATTCCCCATTCTTTGCAGAAGAAAAAGCCTTCACTCCCTCCTGGGAGGGAGAAACACTCGTAATCAATCCAATTCAAATCATCGCGTTTTTATGTCAAAAAATCAATTGATACAATTCGGCGTCGTGATTCTTGGCACGACGGCAGCCATCTCATCATCATCCGCGCAGGATGCTCAGCAACAAAGAGCAATTGCTTATGTCACAAATGTAAGGAATACGCTCAAAGAAGTCATTGCCGGAGCGGCGGGTACAGGAAAGCAAACAGAATTTCTGCTTAAAATTCCCGGGCTTCCCGTGGACTCCAAAATGGACCTTAGCAATCAAATCAATCGATTGTCGTTCATGAGAATCCTCGACAAGAGACCGCTTGGTGATCTTTCAGGGCAAACATCCGAGGAGTCAATGGCGATGATTTATCGAGAGGTTCTAAACGGCACCGAACCGAAAACTCCGACTGATGAAGACCAGGTCAAAGTGATTAGATCCGAGATACGGGCTATCGATGACAAGCTCGTAGTGCCGGCGGCGGAGGACGAGGAACCAACCAAAGGCGTCCAGCTCAAGTTCATGAAGTACAGCCAGCGCTATCAGGACGCCGTCACAGCTTACAACAAGTCCATAAGAGACAAGCAGACAGGCGAGGGGGAAAAAGGTACTGACGAGAATGCTAAATTTTCTGCCATGCAGATTGCGGAGAGCAATCTCAAGAATGCTAACATGGGGAACAGCACCGAATACTTCGATCTAGTCGGCAAACGCGATCAGCTTCGATTTGAACTGGATAAATTGGATCCGTTCGTATACCGACGTGAGATTTTCAACACATGGCTGGAAGTTCAAGGCCCCCCGCCCGTGCCAAAAACACTCTATTACCCACCACTTGCACAATGGGAAGGTGATTCGGGCTATGTCAAAATCAGTTTTAGCGCCGAAACGCTTAGAAAGCACTCCGGTTCATCCAGTTCTAGCGCCAGTGCTAACGGCGGATTTATGATGTTCAAGGCAAGTGGATCAGGCGGCAATTCACACACATTCTCGGACGAGCAGCTTAACTCTCTATCAATGGAGATGGAAATCAAGCAAGTGGTACTGGATCACATCTGGATGGACGCAACGGTCTTTCGCTCACCAAACTGGAAGTTCAAGAAGGATGGCCCTGGCACGATCGAAGCAGAAAAACAAAGAATCTCCTACGGGAAGCCGGACGAGAATGGTCTGTATCAGGGCCGCCTTCCGCTTTTGCCAGTGGGACTTGTGATTGCTCGGAACATCAAAATCAACGTAAAGATGGACAAGAAGACCGCTGATGAGATAAGCAAGCAGATCAGCGGAGGTGGAGGAGGCAGCTTTCTCGGCTTTAGTTTTGGAGCAAGTGCATCTCACAGTTCAACAGATAAGACGAAATTCGGGGACGCCACCGAAGGTGGCTTCGAAATTAAGGCTCCAACGATTATTGGCTATATCTGCGAAGTTCTTCCAGAATGCCCTACGCCATGATCAAAATTATTCTATGTGCCATTGGGGTGATCGTTCCACTCTTTGGTGACGAAATTGAGAGTCGGGTAACCGACGATCTTAGAAAATATGTTGTTCCAGATGATGGAAAAGGAGGATTCGTTTCACTATTTCCTCTGGCAGTCGAGGCCCCGCGAAGCTTTGATCCGTCAACCTTATTGGGTCTAAGGCAATACTACGACCAAGTCGTGGAGGTATCGGCGAAGTGGAAGCCCAAGGGAGTTTACCTCAGGCTCGGTTTACGTGAGTATATTAGAGATCTTTACGAGGGCGATTACCTCCTCACGCCAGTCGAAACCATGCGCATCACCAATGCGCGTGAAAAAATCTACCGGCAACCTACTGACCTTGAACAATTGAAAGGGATCAGCGGACCGCAGCTCCGGAAGGAGGTTGAACGGCATCTGGCGATGCAGTCGGTTGTTTTAGACAATCTCAGTGGAAAATGGGAGAACTTCGACAAAGGGCTTATTTTTAGCGCTTACGCGGAATTGATTGCCAATGAGGGATCAATCTCCCAAGCCTTGAGCGCTGAACGCGAGATTCTAGAGCTCCGACAAAAGACTAGAAAGCAGGAGTGGGTAGCGCGATTCAATGCTGGATCTGAAACCCCGATATTTTATCCTTCTGCACCTGACTGGACTGGTGTCGGGAGCTGGATAAATGACATTAAGATCTCCGGAGGCGATCCAAAGTCGACATGTCTTCTCGACGTAAAGATAATTACAATCGTCCGCCCTTGGATGCCAGTCGATTTTTATACTGCTGAGTGGGGAAGAATTTCAGCAGGAAGCGAATCTGACTTAATCGCCAAGCAGGCCAAGGAGAAGGGGCTCAGCTTCTTCGAGCACAGGTTCACTGCCATCCCGATCGCGCTTCTTCTCGCTGGCAACAAGAGATTGATAGGGAACTGGACGCCTGATTCTGTTGATCGTCTCCCTGCTGCCATTAAGTCCATTCAAAGCGACCCAATTCTAATCGGTATCATTGCCGTCCCTTCTCCAGGCGGACCTATCTCCAACAATCGAAAATTTAAATTCCTTGAATGAGACTCAATCTCTTTGCCCTGACTTTAGTGACCCTGACGTTTCAACTTGTTTCCTGTTCAACCAGCCGAGAGGAGGGGGCTTGGGATTATCGCTCAGTGCGAATTCCTTATAACCTGCCATTGGATCGCCCGGTGACCGTAGGAATGATGTATGAAGCGAAGGACAACCGGCGGGTACAATTTGGCGATTGCGTGCCTTTGTCTGCGAGTAGGGGCTCGGATGTCTGGAAAAAGGTTTTCGATTCCGAG
This region includes:
- a CDS encoding MarR family winged helix-turn-helix transcriptional regulator; the encoded protein is MESEGHMTAGNEVVAEFASTCLLMRTRLISRVLTGIYDEALREFGLTSPQFALLVVISRMAPASRAEIGRRHHQDRSTLTRNLKLMLSGGWIKEVPGDAGGRARPLVLTAAGTSLLKKVAPAWRKAQEQAKTLLGDDNVVAIADMAKRLMKAKPA
- a CDS encoding 3-keto-disaccharide hydrolase codes for the protein MKTALLFLPLLTSSLLAQGADQSPTDADFPIQGEYAFDAKAIQKGPGVQVIALGDGKFEAVSFKHGLPGAGWEGKWAAVTHSEGSRDASGTVKFTGSDLTGELSGQKLRLKGPAGKELELTRIERQSPTLGMKPPKGATVLFGDGTNLFDKNKATEDGLLSQGAKTQETFGDFILHLEFRLPYMPKERGQARGNSGLYLQGRYEIQILDSFGLEGKDNECAGIYQTAAPSPNMCFPPLTWQTYDIEFTAAKFNKDEKKRKATVTVRHNGVVVHKNLEIPGPTGGAILPDNSEPGPILLQDHGNQVRYRNIWVVKK
- a CDS encoding magnesium chelatase subunit ChlI family protein is translated as MPLVDYRELSAASSGEKSEAIRSRVMQARDLQRRRFAGKPQQTNAAMGARQVKEHCQLDAESAGYMEHAMEQMNFSARAHDRILKVARTLADLAGSEHIRANDTLEAIQYRSLDRNLFR